DNA from Leptospira bandrabouensis:
CATCGGGGTCTGTGGCAATGAAAGTGGCAGCCTTTTTCTTTTTGGCGTGAAACTCACATAAGGCGAGAGCTTCTTTTTCTTCTGGATTAGGATATTTTACCGTTGGAAATTCCCCATCCGGTTTTTTTTGTTCAGGAACTAAAAATACAGATTTGTATCCAAAGAAATTTAACATTTCTTTCATATAATCTCCGCCAGTTCCATGTAACGGTGAATATACGATCCCCAGATCATTTCTTGTTTTGGGTTTTACCGAAGATAGAATTCCTGCTTGTTTTAAATCCTTTAAGTAGGTTTTGAAAACAACTGGTCCTACCGGTTTTACAAATTTTTTATAATCTTTATCTGTTTTTTTAACAAGGGGAATGGTCGACCAATCGTTTATCCCACTAATCCTTCCTATGATGAGAGAATCATCCGGGGGCACCAGTTGACCTCCATCGGCAAGATAGGCTTTGAATCCATTGTATTCAGGTGGGTTATGCGAAGCTGTGATGACAATCCCACCACTGGCTTTGTAATAACGGATGGCATAAGAGAGAAGTGGGGTCGGTGTCACTTTTGGAAAAATAAAAACTTTCACTCCCAGTCTGGCACCAATGCCTGCAGAGAGTTCTGCAAATTCTTTAGAGAGTCTTCTTGAGTCGTAAGCAATGACAATCGATGGATTTTTTTGTGTATCTCGTAAGTAACTGAGAAAACCAAGGGCAGCACGACCCACTGTATAGAGGTTCATCTTGCCGATTCCATTTCCAATTTTCCCACGAATTCCTCCCGTTCCAAATGTAAGGGGGACAGCATAGGAATCTACGAGTTCGGAGCTCTTTCCTTCCTTCCAATCTTCGTAAGCCTTTTTGGCTTCATTCTGGATTTCCGATGAAAAAGGTGATTTCGTCCAAGATAGGATATTGTCTTCTGGTTTCAACATAGCTTACATACTAGTCTTTTGAAGCTAAGTAGTCTGGAAATCAATTTTGGAACCTAGAGAATTTTTCATTGAAGATCGATTGGAACGATTTCGCTTAAAGGCATTTTGTAATTTAGGAGAGAGTGGGCTTGGGTTTTTTCGTTTAGAAGAAGTGCTAGGGATGGCAGGTATTTCTGTTTCTGACCTTCTCGACCTACCCATGAACGATGCACCGAACCAAGGTTCCCTGGAACTGCGCTCTGCCATTGCCAAGCTTTATCCCGGAGTTTCGCCCGAACAGGTTCTTGTCACCACAGGAACTGGTGAGGCCTTGTACTTAGCATTTCATATGATGGTAAAACCCAAAACCAAGGTGGCACTCATTTGGCCCGCCTTCCAAGCTCTCTATGAAATTCCTAAAATGCTCGGCGCCGAAATCATTCCAGTCCCACAGGAAAAAGCATTCCTTGCCTCTACTTGGAAAGAAATTGATGCTAATCTTTATATCCTAAACCATCCTCACAATCCTACAGGAAAAACTTTTCCAGATGCCGAATGGGAAAACCTCCTCAGTTGGTTTCGGGAAAAAAAGAAACTGGTCCTTTTTGATGAACACTACCGGTTTTTACCGGGAGAGGGTTCTCTTGGAAAAACGGGAGTGGATCCCAATCATTCTTTTTTTGGAACAGGTTCCTTTACCAAATGTTTTGGAGTCACAGGGCTAAGGGTTGGATGGCTTGTCGCAGAAGAATCGTTTGTACAAAGGGCACGTTCTTTTAAAGACTACTTAACTCATACTGTTTCTCCCATATCCGAAAAAATTGCCCTTGGACTTCTGGAAAACAAAGAATCATTTTTACCTGGGATCCAAACACGGGTGAGAAACAATATCGCAAAGTTTACTTCACTTTGGAGGAAACTCCCCCATACCAAAGACTTTACTGTACCACAAGGGGGGCTTGTGGGTTGGCTTATGTTAGAGCCGGGTATATCTTCTGAAGCATATGCCGATAGGCTTTTTGAAAAAACAGGTGTGTTTGTTTTGCCTGGATCTAATTTTGAAGAAGAAGGTTTCCTTCGGATTGGATTTGGGGAAACGGAAGAGCGAATGGCAGAAGGCCTAAAGCGATGGAGTGAATGTACGGATCTCATTTAAAGTCTAGTTTGCAGTTGTTTCCAGGAATTGGTGAAAAAAAAGAGAAACAACTGTTTGGTGTAGGTGTATATGATTGGGAATCTCTCCTCCAATACCAAAAACAAAAAAACGATCCTCTGCTTCCTTCTGTTTCCATTTTAGAGGAACGAAGAGAAGAATTAGAACACGAACTATCCGAAGCCAATTTTTCTTTTTTTACCAATGAACTTCCGAGCCTTGAATACTGGAGGCTTTGGCAAAACTTCCCCGAACGATTTTGTTTTTTAGACATTGAAACAACTGGAATTTCGGAATCATCGGTCACCACGGTTGTGAGTCTTTACCAAGACAAACGGATGTTAACGTTTGAAAGAGGAAAGGACTTAGAATTTCTTTTTGATT
Protein-coding regions in this window:
- a CDS encoding phospho-sugar mutase translates to MLKPEDNILSWTKSPFSSEIQNEAKKAYEDWKEGKSSELVDSYAVPLTFGTGGIRGKIGNGIGKMNLYTVGRAALGFLSYLRDTQKNPSIVIAYDSRRLSKEFAELSAGIGARLGVKVFIFPKVTPTPLLSYAIRYYKASGGIVITASHNPPEYNGFKAYLADGGQLVPPDDSLIIGRISGINDWSTIPLVKKTDKDYKKFVKPVGPVVFKTYLKDLKQAGILSSVKPKTRNDLGIVYSPLHGTGGDYMKEMLNFFGYKSVFLVPEQKKPDGEFPTVKYPNPEEKEALALCEFHAKKKKAATFIATDPDADRLGVGVRRLDGEYEYLNGNQIGSIMAAYLSERKKSKTKTYHLVKTIVTTDLQEAIAKKNGIKIKNVLTGFKYIAEEMKQIEKKKNNIFLFGGEESYGYLPVPFVRDKDSLSSALLFVEILAEKGDLLSYLDAIYLKYGLYRESLYSLTLEGSSGQDQIKKSIETLRSENLIGKIIGGRKVVGVLDYETQKADGKAKASVFKGMPKSNVIQVELEGNAKLTIRPSGTEPKVKVYSSFASLKKPKKQSEISGLWDSLGQEISRAETEFLQLAGLK
- a CDS encoding pyridoxal phosphate-dependent aminotransferase translates to MEPREFFIEDRLERFRLKAFCNLGESGLGFFRLEEVLGMAGISVSDLLDLPMNDAPNQGSLELRSAIAKLYPGVSPEQVLVTTGTGEALYLAFHMMVKPKTKVALIWPAFQALYEIPKMLGAEIIPVPQEKAFLASTWKEIDANLYILNHPHNPTGKTFPDAEWENLLSWFREKKKLVLFDEHYRFLPGEGSLGKTGVDPNHSFFGTGSFTKCFGVTGLRVGWLVAEESFVQRARSFKDYLTHTVSPISEKIALGLLENKESFLPGIQTRVRNNIAKFTSLWRKLPHTKDFTVPQGGLVGWLMLEPGISSEAYADRLFEKTGVFVLPGSNFEEEGFLRIGFGETEERMAEGLKRWSECTDLI
- a CDS encoding ribonuclease H-like domain-containing protein, with the translated sequence MYGSHLKSSLQLFPGIGEKKEKQLFGVGVYDWESLLQYQKQKNDPLLPSVSILEERREELEHELSEANFSFFTNELPSLEYWRLWQNFPERFCFLDIETTGISESSVTTVVSLYQDKRMLTFERGKDLEFLFDSISPEDILVTYNGKRFDVPFLEREFRYRVTNPQLDLMNLLHSIGIKGGLKKSEVLLGLVRPEEIAGMDGRQAPLLWFEYQRTNNKEALEKLIAYNREDTKNLEIVLEKTIDRLTENRLF